ACGTCCAGCGTGATTATGCCGAGCGCAATCCCGGCCAGTTCGTCGGCTATAACAGAAATATCTGGGGCTTTTCCGCCTGCGACGGTCCGCCGCCGACACGGCGCATGCGCGGCGGCCGCCAGCCGAAGGTTCTGGGTTATGCCGCCCGCGGCGCGCCGCTCGGCCCGGATGACGGCACGATCGCGCCCTGGGCGGCCCTTGCCTGCCTGCCCTATGACCGGCAGGCGGCTCTCGACGGCACCAAGGCGCTGCTGACCAGCTATCCGAACCTGCTCCTGGAAGGCGGCTTTCCCGGCGGCTTCAACCCGACGGTCAAGACCAAGCGGCCGGAAGGCTGGGTCGACGACCGCACCGTCGGCATCGACCAGGGTCTTGTGGTCATGACCATCGAGAACGAGCGCTCCGACTTCATCTGGAAGCTGATGCGGCAATCGCCGGCCATCCGCCTCGGGCTCGAGCGCGCCGGCTTCACCGGCGGCTGGCTGGACGGCATCGAGCCGGAAGAAGTGGTGCGCAAGTTCGGCTGAATTTAGCTTTCGAAAACATGCGCCTTGCCGGCGATATCCAAGCGAACGAGATCGCCTCGTGAGGGAAGCGCGACACTCGAGGTCTTGATCAGGATCGGCGGCAGGGCGACGCCGTCGAGCGAAACGGCAACGGTGCAAACCGCGCCGCCGAACTCCACCTCGACGACACGCCCGCCGTAACGACGATCGCCTTCATCGGCAACGACGCGAATCTGCTCGGGCCGCAGCATGATCTCCGCCTTGCCCTGCCGATTGCCTTCGACGGCGACGCTACCAAGCGCGCAGTCGGCCATACCATTCCGGATGATGGCGGGAAGCAGCACGGCATCGCCGAGGAACAGCGCCGTCTCGCGGTCCCTCGGATGCAGATAGAGGGATTGCGGCGACCCTGCCTGGATCAGTTGCCCTTCCCGCAGCACCGCCACCTGATCGGCAAAGGTCAGCGCCTCTTCCTGATCATGGGTGACGAGAATGGCGGTGATGCCGGCCGCCTTGAGAACGCGCGCAACCGCCTTGCGCATATTCTCGCGCAGCCCGGTATCGAGGGCCGAGAAAGGCTCGTCGAGCAGCATCAGCCGCGGCTTGCGGCCGAGCGCGCGCGCCAGCGCCACGCGCTGCTGCTGACCGCCGGAGAGCTGATGCGGGCGCCGCGCCAGCATGCCGCGGTCGAGCTCGACCATATCGAGCAGCTCGACGATGCGCTTGTCGCGATCCACAGCCCCCCGCTCGAAGCCGAAGCCGATATTCTCGGCAACGCTTAAGTGCGGAAACAGCGCCCCATCCTGCGAGACGATGCCGATGCCGCGTTTGTGGGCCGGCACCGTCGCGGGCCCGTCGGCGAGCACCTCGTCATTTAGCGTCACCCGGCCGATATCGGGCTGTTCGAAGCCGGCGATGATGCGGAGTAGCGTCGTCTTGCCGGAACCGGAGGGGCCGACGACGGCGGTGCGGCTGCCCGCCTGGACCTCGAGCGAAATATCCTTCAGCGCCTGCACGGGACCATAGCGCTTGCTGATGTTTTCGATCGTAAGCAGCGTCATTGGCCGGCGGTCCGTTTCGATTGGGTATAGAGCATAAGGGTGAGCGGCAGCGACAGAACGACCATCATGAAAGCATAGGGTGCCGCCGAGACATAATCGATCTCGCTGGTCAGCGACCAGAATTTCGTCGCCAGCGTATCGACGCCGTTGGGCGACAGCATCAGCGTCGCCGTCAGTTCGTTGGTGATGCCGAGGGCGGCCAGCGCCACGCTGGCGGCCGCGCCGGGTGCGGCAAGCCGCATGGTGATCTGCCGCACCGCCTGGCCGGGCGTGCGGCCAAGCCCCATCGCGGCGCGCTCCAGCTCCACCGGCGCCTGGGCGATGCTGGCGCGCAGCCCGACCATGGCCCGCGGCAGGAAAAGCATCACATAGGCGACGAGCAGCGTTGCGAAGGTCTGATAGAGCGGCAGCACCAGACGCACAGTGATCGTCACCAGCGCCAGCGCCACGACGACACCCGGCAGCGAGCCGACGTAATAATGGCAGGCTTCGAGCACGCGCTGGAAGCGTCCGGGCGCACGCACGGAAAGCCAGGCCATCGGGGCCGCGGCAATCGTCGCCAGCACGCCACCGACAATGGCAAGCACGATCGTCTGCAGGAAGGCGCTGCCGACCTCGATGCGCCAGATCTCGGCGCCGCCGAGATAAAGCCAGCGGCCAAGCGTCACCAGCGGCACGCCGAGCGTCAGCACCGCCAAGGCGACGGGCAGCAAAATCGCCGGCAGCATGAACCAGCCGAGCCGCCGGCGATCCGTGGGACGCGGCGAGCCGGTGCCGACGCGGGCATACCGTTCGTTGCCGCGCACCAGCACCTCGAAGCCGAGCAGAAAAAGACAGCAGGCGACGAGCACGCCGCCGAGCATGTTGGAGGCAGGGCTGTTGTAGGAGGACTGGAACTGGTCGACGATCGCCGTCGCGAAGGTGTCGAAGCGGATCATCACGAACAGGCCGTATTCCGACAGCAGATGCAGCCCGATCAGCAGCGAGCCGCCGCAGATAGCGAGCCGGAGCTGTGGCAGCACGGCCCGGAAGAACACCCGCCAGGGATTAAGGCCGAGCGAAGCCGCGGCATCTTCGATCACTGGATCGAGACGGCGCAGGGCTGCGGCGACCGGCAGGTAGAGGAAGGGATAATAGGCAATCACCGAGATGAAGACACCGCTCTGCAGGCCGCGCATGCCGGGGAGGAGGCTGACCCAGGCATAGCTGTGCACGAAGGCGGGCACGGCGAGTGGGGCGATGGCAAGCCAGGCCCAGAGCCTCGCAAAAGGAATGTCGGTGCGCTCGGTCAGCCAGGCAAGCGTTACGGCAAGCGCGATCGACAGCGGAATGGTGATCGTCTCAAGCAGGACCGTATTGACGAGCAGTTCGCCGACGCGCGGCCGGAAGACCAAAGCCTTCACCGTGTCCCAGCCGACGTCGTAGGTAACCCAGCCGATGAAGCCGAGCGGCACCAGACTGAAGATCGCGACGATGGTGGCAAGCAGGAGCACGGAGGCGTGCGGCATGCGCGCGCGCGGCAAACCCATGCGCGCGGCCTTCGGCGCGACCGGCGCCTCGTTGCCGGATGCGAGCAATCTGTTGTCCTGCAGCAAGGCCGATGCCTTCATACGCCGAAAAAGGAAGGCAACCGCCTTTGAGGAGCGGTTGCCGGATATCGTCATGCCCTAAGGTTTTCTTGAGCCAAAAGCAATAGTTTTGGCCGTGGCAAGCCTGCGGCAGAAGTGTCAGATCAGGCCGGCAGCCGTCATCAGCTCGACGACCTTCTTGCTGTCCAGCGTCGAAGCTTCGACCTTCGGAGCGTTGAGATCGGCAAGCGGCGTGAGCTTGTCGTTGGAGACAGCATCCTTACCGACGGCATATTCATAGGACGTGCCGTCCTTCAGAACGGCCTGGCCCGCCTTACTGGTGACGAACTTGAGGAAAGCCTGGGCTTGCTTCATGTGCTGGGTGGACTTCAGGATACCGCCACCCGAAACGCTGACGAAGGCGCCTGGATCCTGGTTCTTGAAATAGTGCAGGCCGACATTCTTGCTGTTCTCGCCGGTTTTCGCCTGATCGCCGAACCAGTAATAGTGATAGATAACAGCCCCTTCGACTTCGCCTGCATTGACCGCCTTCATGGCGACACTGTTGCCTTTGTACGGCGTGGCGTTGTCCTTGAGACCCTTCAGCCATGCCTTGGTGGCGTCTTCACCCTTCAGCTGCAGCAGGGAAGCGACAATGGCCTGGAAGTCGGCGCCAGCAGGCGCCGCGCCCCAGCGGCCCTTCCAGGCCGGGTCTGCGAGGTCGAGCATCGACTTCGGCAGCTTGTCTTCGGTGAGCTTCGTCTTGTCATAGGCAAAAACCGTGGTGCGCGCAGCAATGCCGGTCCACATGCCGTCGGCCGGGCGATACTGATCCGGCACCTGATCCAGCGTGTCCTTTTCGACGGGGGCGAAGAGGCCCGCGCCATCGACCAGCGTCATCGCCGGCGAATTCTCGGTCAGGAATACGTCAGCCGGTGAGGCGTCGCCTTCCTGGATGATCTGGTTGGCGAATTGCATGTCGCCGCCCTGGCGCATGGTGACCTTGATGCCGGTCTCCTTGGTGAAGGCGTCGATCCATTCGCGACCGAGGCTTTCGTGCTGGGCATTGTAGACAACGAGACCTTCGTCCTGCGCATGGGCGCTGCCGGCGAGCGCAGTGGCGGAGAGAAACGAAGCGGCAAGCGCAAGCGCCTGGGAAAAACGGTTGAGAGCAAAGTTCATGATGGCCTCCGTGGCAATGCCGCCCGAGCTGCGGCAAGGGCGATCAGAGGCGTATATTTTTCCTGACTGCCGATTTCAAGTTTGGCCTGCAAGGAAAAGTCATCACAATATCTTGACTAAATATTTCATATTAAAAGGGAATAAATCTCGATCAGTCGAAAAAGGCGGCATTCTATGCATGTCGCCCGGAAGTGTGCAGCGGTTCCGGGACAACGACATGCATCAAAAGAAGAGCTAAAGCGCGTCGCATGAATCGAATTGCGTGCGACGCGCTTTAGGGGGTGCCGCCTTCCATTTTCGAGCTTTTCTGCAAGCCGGATTATTCGACGTCGAACTTGACGCCCTGGGCGAGCGGCAGCGTTCTGCCGTAATTGATCGTGTTGGTGGAGCGGCGCATATAGGCTTTCCAGGCATCGGAGCCGGATTCGCGGCCGCCGCCGGTCTCCTTCTCGCCACCGAAGGCGCCGCCGATTTCCGCGCCCGATGGGCCGAGATTGACGTTGGCAATGCCGCAATCCGAGCCGCGGGCGGAAACGAAGGTTTCGGCTTCGCGCATGTCGTTGGTGAAGATCGACGACGACAGTCCCTGCGGCACGGCATTGTGCAGGGCCAGCACCGCATCGAAATCGCTGTATTTCATCACATAGAGGATCGGCGCGAAGGTCTCGTGCTCAACGGGGCCGGTCTGCGCAGGCATTTCGACGAGCGCCGGGCGAACGTAGAAGGCATCGGTCAAACCATTGCCGACGCGATCGCCGCCGGTCACCTTGCCACCGGCCGATGCCGCCTCGCCGAGTGCTGCCTGCATCTTCTCGAAAGCTTGGCCGTCGATCAGCGGTCCGACAAGCGTGCCTGTTTCGAGCGGATTGCCGATGGTGACGGAGCCATAGGCCTTCTGCAGCCGTGGCACCAGCTGGTCGTAGACGCTTTCATGCACGAAGAGACGGCGCAGCGTCGTGCAGCGCTGGCCGGCCGTGCCCATGGCAGAGAAGGCAACGCCGCGCAGCGTCAGGTCGAGATCGGCGCTCGGGCAGACGATCGCCGCATTGTTGCCGCCGAGTTCGAGAATGCCGCGGGCAAAACGCTGCGACAGGCGCGGACCGACGGCACGCCCCATGGCGGTCGAGCCGGTGGCGGAGACGAGCGGGATCTGCGGATGGTCGACGAGCACTTCGCCAACCTCGCGGCCGCCGATGATCAGCGTCGACAGATTGGCCGGCGCCGCGCCGCCCTCGGCGATGAAACGCTTCAGCGCCTTTTCGAACAGCGCCTGCACGGCAAGTGGGGTCAACGGCGTCTTTTCCGAGGGCTTCCAGACGGTGGAATTGCCGCAGACCATCGCAAGTGCTGCATTCCACGACCAGACGGCGACCGGGAAGTTGAAGGCGGAAATGATGCCGACCACGCCGAGCGGATGCCAGCTTTCCATCATCCGATGCTCGGAGCGCTCGGTGGCGATCGTCAGGCCGTAGAGCTGGCGGGAAAGGCCGACGGCGAAATCGCAGATATCGATCATCTCCTGCACTTCGCCGAGACCTTCCGAGGTGATCTTGCCGACCTCGATCGAGACGAGACGGCCGAGCGCCGTCTTTGCCGCACGCAGTTCCTCGCCGAGCAGGCGGACCAGTTCGCCGCGCTTCGGCGCCGGCACGGAACGCCATTCGAGGAAGGCCCTATGCGCCTCTTCGATCGCCGTCTTCGTCTCGGAGACGGTGTGCTCCCTGAGTTTACCGATTTCCTTGCCCGTCACCGGCGAGGCGACGGAAAGCGTGCCGCCGTGATAGCGGCCGGCGTCAACGCCGAGTTCGGCAAGCAGCTTGGCGGTTTCGGTGGCGAGATCGAGGACGGCGATAGTCATTGTCGTGGTTCCAATCTTATTGTTCTCAGAAGCGGGCATCGGCGAAATGGGCGACCTGAGCGCCGGCTTCGTACCATAATTCCTTGAGCGCACGGAAGCTCGGCTCGGTCGGTGATGTCAAAGGCAGCGGCAGATCGGCTTCGGTCAGCCGGCCGAGGATATGCTCGGCCAGCGTCCGGCCGAACACCGTGCCGGGGGCAATGCCGCGGCCATTGTAACCCGAAAAGCCGATGACACCGGGCGCGAATTTATGAAAGCGTGGCAGCGCATTGTCGGTCATGCCGATCTGGCCATACCATTCGCACTCGAATTCGACATCGCCGATAATAGGGAAGAGCCGCTTCAGGGCGCGTTTGGC
This Rhizobium acidisoli DNA region includes the following protein-coding sequences:
- a CDS encoding ABC transporter ATP-binding protein yields the protein MTLLTIENISKRYGPVQALKDISLEVQAGSRTAVVGPSGSGKTTLLRIIAGFEQPDIGRVTLNDEVLADGPATVPAHKRGIGIVSQDGALFPHLSVAENIGFGFERGAVDRDKRIVELLDMVELDRGMLARRPHQLSGGQQQRVALARALGRKPRLMLLDEPFSALDTGLRENMRKAVARVLKAAGITAILVTHDQEEALTFADQVAVLREGQLIQAGSPQSLYLHPRDRETALFLGDAVLLPAIIRNGMADCALGSVAVEGNRQGKAEIMLRPEQIRVVADEGDRRYGGRVVEVEFGGAVCTVAVSLDGVALPPILIKTSSVALPSRGDLVRLDIAGKAHVFES
- a CDS encoding ABC transporter permease; the protein is MTISGNRSSKAVAFLFRRMKASALLQDNRLLASGNEAPVAPKAARMGLPRARMPHASVLLLATIVAIFSLVPLGFIGWVTYDVGWDTVKALVFRPRVGELLVNTVLLETITIPLSIALAVTLAWLTERTDIPFARLWAWLAIAPLAVPAFVHSYAWVSLLPGMRGLQSGVFISVIAYYPFLYLPVAAALRRLDPVIEDAAASLGLNPWRVFFRAVLPQLRLAICGGSLLIGLHLLSEYGLFVMIRFDTFATAIVDQFQSSYNSPASNMLGGVLVACCLFLLGFEVLVRGNERYARVGTGSPRPTDRRRLGWFMLPAILLPVALAVLTLGVPLVTLGRWLYLGGAEIWRIEVGSAFLQTIVLAIVGGVLATIAAAPMAWLSVRAPGRFQRVLEACHYYVGSLPGVVVALALVTITVRLVLPLYQTFATLLVAYVMLFLPRAMVGLRASIAQAPVELERAAMGLGRTPGQAVRQITMRLAAPGAAASVALAALGITNELTATLMLSPNGVDTLATKFWSLTSEIDYVSAAPYAFMMVVLSLPLTLMLYTQSKRTAGQ
- a CDS encoding iron ABC transporter substrate-binding protein, producing the protein MNFALNRFSQALALAASFLSATALAGSAHAQDEGLVVYNAQHESLGREWIDAFTKETGIKVTMRQGGDMQFANQIIQEGDASPADVFLTENSPAMTLVDGAGLFAPVEKDTLDQVPDQYRPADGMWTGIAARTTVFAYDKTKLTEDKLPKSMLDLADPAWKGRWGAAPAGADFQAIVASLLQLKGEDATKAWLKGLKDNATPYKGNSVAMKAVNAGEVEGAVIYHYYWFGDQAKTGENSKNVGLHYFKNQDPGAFVSVSGGGILKSTQHMKQAQAFLKFVTSKAGQAVLKDGTSYEYAVGKDAVSNDKLTPLADLNAPKVEASTLDSKKVVELMTAAGLI
- the amaB gene encoding L-piperidine-6-carboxylate dehydrogenase, coding for MTIAVLDLATETAKLLAELGVDAGRYHGGTLSVASPVTGKEIGKLREHTVSETKTAIEEAHRAFLEWRSVPAPKRGELVRLLGEELRAAKTALGRLVSIEVGKITSEGLGEVQEMIDICDFAVGLSRQLYGLTIATERSEHRMMESWHPLGVVGIISAFNFPVAVWSWNAALAMVCGNSTVWKPSEKTPLTPLAVQALFEKALKRFIAEGGAAPANLSTLIIGGREVGEVLVDHPQIPLVSATGSTAMGRAVGPRLSQRFARGILELGGNNAAIVCPSADLDLTLRGVAFSAMGTAGQRCTTLRRLFVHESVYDQLVPRLQKAYGSVTIGNPLETGTLVGPLIDGQAFEKMQAALGEAASAGGKVTGGDRVGNGLTDAFYVRPALVEMPAQTGPVEHETFAPILYVMKYSDFDAVLALHNAVPQGLSSSIFTNDMREAETFVSARGSDCGIANVNLGPSGAEIGGAFGGEKETGGGRESGSDAWKAYMRRSTNTINYGRTLPLAQGVKFDVE